From one Bacteroidota bacterium genomic stretch:
- a CDS encoding T9SS type A sorting domain-containing protein: MKKRLLQVLSIVTLALISLGVNAQTRYVDEVFQNYNKVSDIEYDSNRTINLQYQPGVNSPIITAKLRCDIYTPTGDTIAKRPVIILAHTGSYLPAIINQQPTGNKNDSSIVEMATKFAKRGYVVFAINYRLGWNPQTTVQVDAAQQLIKATYRAIQDVRNAIRFARTNATAYGIDTSKIIVGGQGTGGYVALGVAAVDKVQDIITNPKFQIGFDPMINIDTLGDWNGLGGLPFFNYGGETTVSGNAHMVFNIGGAMGDSAWMDNNTLPIVGLQCPSDPYAPYRTGNVVVPGSNITVIPSASGAGVVVPFANSLGINSTINARAYNDAISVRGLAVTSNTNNLYPFITGFPYESAPWEWWDRPTVQSIDFPSAGAGRRADSLSMLTNPMMSATRGKAYCDTIVRFVAPRIAAQFSLSVGVKEVVNYANSVLLFPNPAKDVLTVSMDRNNARINEINIFDVTGKLVNTTTALNSFEQTIHIDYLNKGIYLVNIKLDNGASATKRLVIE, from the coding sequence ATGAAAAAAAGACTACTACAGGTACTTAGCATTGTTACATTGGCACTAATTAGCCTAGGTGTAAATGCACAAACGCGTTATGTTGATGAGGTTTTCCAAAACTACAACAAAGTTTCTGACATTGAATATGATAGTAACCGTACTATCAATCTTCAATATCAACCGGGAGTAAACTCTCCTATTATTACCGCTAAATTACGTTGCGATATTTACACTCCAACAGGAGATACTATTGCAAAAAGACCTGTAATTATATTAGCACACACAGGAAGTTACTTACCGGCTATTATTAACCAACAGCCTACCGGTAACAAAAACGATAGCTCAATTGTTGAAATGGCTACCAAATTTGCTAAAAGAGGTTATGTAGTATTTGCTATTAACTACCGTTTAGGATGGAATCCGCAAACTACAGTTCAGGTTGATGCAGCACAACAATTAATTAAAGCTACTTACCGCGCTATCCAAGACGTACGCAATGCAATCCGTTTTGCTAGAACAAACGCTACCGCATACGGAATTGATACTTCAAAAATTATTGTTGGCGGACAAGGTACAGGTGGATACGTTGCTTTAGGTGTTGCAGCAGTTGATAAAGTACAAGATATTATTACCAATCCTAAATTTCAAATTGGTTTCGATCCAATGATTAACATTGACACTTTGGGCGACTGGAACGGTTTAGGTGGTCTTCCATTCTTTAATTATGGTGGCGAAACTACTGTTTCAGGTAATGCACATATGGTATTTAATATTGGAGGTGCAATGGGCGACTCTGCCTGGATGGATAACAACACTTTACCGATTGTAGGTTTACAATGCCCTAGCGATCCATACGCACCTTACAGAACAGGAAATGTTGTGGTACCGGGTAGTAATATTACTGTTATTCCTAGTGCCAGTGGTGCAGGTGTAGTAGTACCTTTTGCTAATTCGCTAGGTATTAACAGCACAATAAATGCACGTGCTTATAACGATGCTATCAGCGTAAGAGGTTTAGCTGTTACCAGCAATACCAATAATTTATATCCATTTATTACAGGTTTCCCTTACGAAAGTGCTCCTTGGGAATGGTGGGACAGACCAACTGTTCAATCTATTGATTTTCCAAGTGCAGGTGCAGGAAGAAGAGCTGATTCATTATCAATGTTAACTAACCCAATGATGAGTGCAACCAGAGGTAAAGCTTATTGCGATACTATCGTACGTTTCGTAGCTCCTAGAATTGCTGCTCAGTTTAGCTTAAGCGTTGGTGTAAAAGAAGTAGTAAACTATGCTAACAGTGTATTATTATTCCCTAACCCTGCTAAAGATGTATTAACAGTTAGTATGGACAGAAACAATGCCCGTATCAATGAAATTAACATTTTTGACGTTACAGGTAAATTGGTGAATACTACTACTGCGTTAAATAGCTTTGAACAAACTATTCATATTGACTATTTAAACAAAGGTATTTACTTAGTTAATATTAAATTAGACAATGGCGCAAGCGCAACAAAACGCTTGGTAATTGAATAA
- a CDS encoding type III polyketide synthase produces MSFINTIGTATAPYKMNQMDIAAFMQNFYSIDEKDKRRIQLMYEKSGIETRYSAIPDYGAQANERELLPFDLNNNFPSVNKRMDVFFKVAPQMCKTAILNCLESPNELNTITHLITVSCTGMAAPGLDLILLEELQLPNSTNRTSVNFMGCYAAFHALKIANAICKADADSKVLIVSVELCTLHFQKHYSMDNVAANLLFADGAAACIVSGKALHKNVIELNRFYSEVMFDGKKDMAWHINENGFLMTLSAFIPQLIESGISKMLHKLLKLAQLNISDIDNWAIHPGGRKIIESIQKELQLSNTQVSASYDVLKHYGNMSSATILFVLQKMMYEKRSGNVFACGFGPGLTLETCIGKFISQ; encoded by the coding sequence ATGAGTTTTATTAATACCATTGGAACAGCCACTGCACCCTATAAAATGAATCAAATGGATATTGCAGCCTTTATGCAAAACTTTTACTCCATTGATGAAAAAGACAAAAGGCGCATTCAACTGATGTATGAAAAATCAGGTATTGAAACACGCTACAGTGCTATTCCTGATTATGGAGCGCAAGCCAATGAACGGGAACTATTACCTTTTGATTTAAACAACAACTTTCCTTCGGTAAACAAAAGAATGGATGTATTTTTTAAGGTAGCTCCGCAAATGTGTAAAACAGCTATTTTAAATTGTCTTGAAAGCCCCAACGAATTAAACACCATTACACATTTAATAACTGTTAGCTGTACAGGAATGGCAGCTCCGGGGCTTGATTTAATTTTATTAGAAGAACTACAGTTGCCCAACTCAACCAACAGAACATCTGTTAACTTTATGGGTTGTTATGCTGCTTTTCATGCTTTAAAAATAGCCAATGCCATTTGTAAAGCGGACGCTGATAGTAAAGTATTAATTGTATCGGTTGAATTATGCACGCTCCATTTTCAAAAACATTATTCCATGGATAATGTAGCAGCCAATTTATTGTTTGCAGATGGTGCTGCTGCTTGTATAGTGAGCGGTAAGGCCTTACATAAAAATGTAATAGAGCTAAACCGGTTTTATAGCGAAGTAATGTTTGATGGCAAAAAAGACATGGCCTGGCATATTAATGAAAATGGTTTTTTAATGACCTTAAGTGCTTTTATTCCGCAATTAATTGAAAGTGGTATCAGTAAAATGTTACATAAGCTTTTAAAACTGGCCCAATTAAATATAAGCGATATTGACAACTGGGCCATTCATCCCGGAGGAAGAAAAATTATTGAAAGCATTCAAAAGGAGCTACAATTGAGCAACACTCAGGTAAGCGCTTCGTATGATGTATTGAAACATTATGGCAATATGAGTTCAGCTACTATTTTGTTTGTGCTCCAGAAAATGATGTACGAAAAGCGAAGTGGAAATGTATTTGCCTGCGGTTTTGGACCCGGTTTAACATTAGAAACCTGCATTGGAAAATTCATTTCTCAATAA
- the hemW gene encoding radical SAM family heme chaperone HemW has protein sequence MSGIYIHIPFCKQACFYCNFHFSTQLKNIDDMVEAICKEIHLRHHYLQDKTLASIYFGGGTPSLLNNQQIGQIFEAIQQYFTIAKGAEVTLEANPDDLTAEKLKELKQTPINRLSIGVQSFFDADLKWMNRAHNVNQAETAIALAKEIGFHNITIDLIYGTPGLSNANWLTNINTALALGVNHVSSYALTVEPKTALASFIEKGKYAQTNDEQAAEQFDILVKTLTENGFIHYEISNFGKAGFLAQHNGNYWKGKHYLGIGPSAHSFNTLSRSWNVANNQAYIQALQNDNFELTEEILSVNDQINEYIMTGLRTIWGCDLGFIEQQFGVAHKERILKAATKFITQDLLTIQQGILLTTPKGKFLADGIAADLFLV, from the coding sequence TTGTCGGGCATTTATATCCATATTCCTTTTTGTAAGCAAGCGTGTTTCTACTGTAATTTCCATTTTTCAACCCAATTGAAAAATATAGACGATATGGTGGAGGCTATTTGCAAGGAAATACATTTGCGCCATCATTATTTACAAGACAAAACTTTAGCCAGCATATATTTTGGTGGGGGAACGCCCAGTTTACTTAATAACCAACAAATAGGGCAAATATTTGAAGCCATACAACAGTATTTTACTATAGCCAAAGGAGCCGAAGTAACATTGGAGGCCAATCCGGATGATTTAACCGCAGAAAAATTAAAGGAACTGAAGCAAACACCAATTAACCGCTTAAGTATTGGTGTACAAAGTTTTTTTGATGCTGATTTAAAATGGATGAATCGTGCGCACAATGTCAACCAGGCAGAAACAGCGATCGCTTTGGCCAAAGAGATTGGTTTCCATAATATTACCATTGATTTAATTTATGGAACACCCGGTTTAAGTAATGCCAACTGGCTAACCAATATCAATACCGCTTTGGCTTTAGGTGTAAACCATGTAAGCAGCTATGCTTTAACAGTAGAACCTAAAACAGCATTAGCCTCATTTATAGAAAAAGGAAAATATGCCCAAACCAACGATGAGCAAGCCGCAGAGCAGTTTGATATTTTGGTAAAAACCCTAACAGAAAATGGCTTTATACATTACGAAATAAGCAATTTTGGTAAAGCAGGGTTTTTAGCACAACACAATGGCAATTACTGGAAAGGCAAACATTATTTAGGGATTGGTCCTTCTGCACATTCCTTTAATACCCTGTCTCGCAGTTGGAACGTAGCCAATAACCAGGCATATATACAGGCATTACAAAATGATAACTTTGAATTAACGGAGGAGATACTCAGTGTAAATGACCAGATAAACGAATACATAATGACAGGTTTACGTACCATTTGGGGTTGCGATTTGGGTTTTATTGAACAGCAGTTTGGTGTGGCACATAAAGAACGTATACTAAAAGCAGCAACAAAGTTTATAACACAAGATTTACTTACTATTCAGCAGGGTATTTTATTAACTACCCCAAAAGGTAAGTTTTTAGCCGATGGCATTGCCGCTGATTTATTTTTGGTTTAA
- the pnp gene encoding polyribonucleotide nucleotidyltransferase: protein MSQATIKTFEIGGKTISIETGRLARQADGAVVVKMGDTMIMATVVSAKEAKEDMDFMPLTVDYQEKFASVGRIPGSFHRREAKLSDYEVLISRIVDRALRPLFPSDYHADTQVALTLISSDQNIMPDALVGLAASAALLVSDVPFNGPISEVRVARIDGQFVINPYKDELERADMDLIVAGTEKDLNMVEGECQEVSEVDMLAALKVAHEAIKLQIKAQWELCEMLGGKKPVRTYNHERSNPELETAIRAFAYDKVYAVAKSKAGKNERSAGFKAIREEFKASLPEGTEVDKFLSNKYFHDVEYDAVRAMIMNERQRLDGRQLDEVRPIWTEVSYLPAAHGSALFTRGETQSLTTVTLGSKLDEQLLDSPMLAGYAKFMLHYNFPSFSTGEVRPNRGPGRREIGHGNLALRGLKRVLPPLIESPYTIRIVSDILESNGSSSMATVCAGSLALMDAGIKITGAVSGIAMGLVSDETTGKYAILSDILGDEDHLGDMDFKVVGTAKGITACQMDIKINGLRWEMVEEALNQAKAGREHIRNEMNKTISAAADDLKPHAPRIETLLIDKEFIGAVIGPGGKIIQGIQKETGATVSITENDKNGVVEIASSNAESLRRAMQLIKGIVAVPVVGEVYEGKVKNIMDFGAFVEFLPGKDGLLHISEISWNRIDKMDGVLQQGETIQVKLIEVDKKTGKFRLSRKALLPKPEPTPKPETPQEPQA from the coding sequence ATGTCACAAGCAACAATTAAAACATTTGAAATTGGTGGTAAAACCATCAGTATTGAAACTGGCCGTTTAGCTCGCCAAGCTGATGGAGCAGTAGTAGTAAAAATGGGTGATACCATGATCATGGCTACTGTAGTATCGGCTAAAGAAGCCAAAGAAGATATGGACTTTATGCCACTTACGGTTGATTACCAAGAAAAATTTGCTTCCGTAGGTCGCATACCGGGAAGCTTTCACCGCAGAGAAGCTAAATTATCTGATTACGAAGTATTGATTAGTCGTATAGTAGATAGAGCTTTACGCCCATTATTCCCTAGTGATTACCATGCTGATACGCAAGTAGCATTAACTTTAATATCGTCTGACCAAAACATTATGCCTGATGCATTGGTTGGTTTAGCTGCTTCGGCTGCTTTATTAGTAAGTGATGTTCCTTTTAACGGACCTATTTCTGAAGTACGTGTTGCACGTATTGATGGTCAGTTTGTTATCAATCCATACAAAGACGAATTAGAGCGTGCTGATATGGACTTAATAGTAGCAGGTACTGAAAAAGACTTAAACATGGTTGAAGGTGAGTGCCAAGAGGTAAGTGAAGTGGATATGTTAGCTGCTTTAAAAGTAGCTCACGAAGCCATTAAATTACAAATAAAAGCACAGTGGGAATTATGCGAAATGTTAGGAGGCAAAAAACCTGTACGTACTTATAACCACGAACGCAGCAATCCTGAATTAGAAACTGCTATTCGTGCATTTGCTTACGATAAAGTATATGCAGTAGCTAAATCAAAAGCAGGTAAAAATGAAAGAAGCGCTGGCTTTAAAGCTATCAGAGAAGAGTTTAAAGCTTCGTTACCGGAAGGAACTGAAGTTGATAAATTTTTAAGCAATAAATATTTTCATGATGTAGAGTACGATGCAGTTCGTGCGATGATTATGAATGAAAGACAACGTTTAGACGGTAGACAATTGGATGAAGTACGCCCAATATGGACAGAAGTAAGTTATTTACCTGCTGCTCATGGTTCGGCTTTATTTACCCGTGGCGAAACACAATCATTAACTACGGTTACTTTAGGTTCTAAATTAGATGAGCAATTATTGGATAGCCCAATGTTAGCCGGTTATGCTAAGTTTATGTTACATTACAATTTCCCTTCATTCTCTACTGGCGAGGTTAGACCTAACCGTGGACCGGGAAGACGTGAAATTGGACACGGTAACTTAGCTTTACGTGGTTTAAAACGTGTATTACCTCCTTTAATTGAAAGTCCATATACTATCCGTATTGTATCTGATATTTTAGAATCAAATGGTTCATCAAGTATGGCTACTGTTTGTGCGGGTTCATTGGCATTAATGGATGCAGGTATTAAAATTACCGGTGCTGTTAGTGGTATTGCTATGGGTTTAGTAAGCGATGAAACTACCGGTAAATATGCTATTTTATCTGATATTTTAGGAGATGAAGATCACTTAGGTGATATGGATTTTAAAGTAGTAGGTACTGCAAAAGGTATTACTGCCTGCCAAATGGATATAAAAATAAACGGTTTACGTTGGGAAATGGTTGAAGAAGCATTAAACCAAGCTAAAGCCGGTCGTGAGCATATCAGAAACGAAATGAATAAAACTATTTCGGCTGCTGCTGACGATTTAAAACCACATGCTCCGCGTATTGAAACTTTACTAATTGATAAAGAATTTATTGGTGCAGTAATAGGACCAGGCGGTAAAATTATTCAAGGTATTCAAAAAGAAACGGGTGCTACTGTTTCTATTACCGAAAATGATAAAAACGGTGTGGTTGAAATAGCATCGAGCAACGCTGAAAGTTTACGCAGAGCTATGCAGTTAATTAAAGGCATAGTAGCTGTACCGGTTGTTGGTGAGGTATACGAAGGTAAAGTTAAAAACATAATGGACTTTGGTGCATTTGTTGAATTTTTACCGGGTAAAGACGGTTTATTACACATTAGTGAAATAAGCTGGAACCGCATTGATAAAATGGATGGTGTATTACAACAAGGTGAAACAATACAGGTTAAATTAATAGAGGTTGACAAAAAAACAGGTAAATTCAGATTAAGCCGCAAAGCTTTATTACCTAAACCTGAGCCAACTCCTAAGCCTGAAACTCCACAAGAGCCACAAGCTTAA
- a CDS encoding response regulator transcription factor, which translates to MAKQVTPHILLVEDESTLGFLLKETLRVEDYTIRLCKDGEEGLRSFQNERFDLCIFDVNMPKMTGFELAEKVREKDEHVPIIFLTANSNEEDKLKGFQIGADEYITKPFSTPELLARIKAILKRSSAKPETELSAKDEVIEIGHTRIDLINNTIQVSGIDKKISNTEATLLKLLVVNKNALLPRANILLHVWGRNDFYTARNLDVYINKIRKLLKEDTSVSIDNIHGSGFKMVEV; encoded by the coding sequence ATGGCAAAACAAGTTACACCTCATATTTTATTAGTGGAAGATGAAAGTACGCTGGGCTTTTTATTAAAAGAAACCTTACGTGTAGAAGATTATACCATTCGTTTGTGCAAGGATGGTGAAGAAGGTTTACGTTCTTTTCAAAACGAACGGTTTGATTTGTGCATTTTTGATGTCAATATGCCAAAAATGACCGGTTTTGAGCTGGCAGAAAAAGTACGTGAAAAAGATGAGCATGTGCCTATCATATTTTTAACAGCCAATTCAAATGAAGAGGATAAGTTAAAAGGGTTTCAAATAGGAGCTGACGAATACATAACAAAACCATTCAGTACACCGGAGTTATTAGCAAGGATAAAAGCTATTTTAAAACGCAGTTCCGCTAAACCTGAAACAGAATTATCTGCCAAAGATGAAGTAATAGAAATAGGCCATACTAGGATTGATTTAATCAATAATACCATTCAGGTAAGTGGTATTGATAAAAAAATAAGTAATACCGAAGCTACTTTGTTAAAGCTATTGGTTGTTAATAAAAATGCACTTTTGCCAAGAGCCAATATACTACTGCATGTATGGGGGCGAAATGACTTTTATACTGCCCGAAACTTAGATGTTTACATTAATAAAATCAGAAAACTACTTAAGGAAGATACTTCTGTTTCTATTGATAATATACATGGTAGTGGCTTTAAAATGGTGGAAGTATAA
- a CDS encoding glycosyltransferase family protein: protein MKVLYAIQGTGNGHISRAREVIPILKNYCELDLLISGTQADVQLPYEVKYKLQGVGFVFGKDGGIDMGKSVKDLHPIKFIKDIYKIPVKEYDLVINDYEPVSAWACKIHQLDCVAISHQASFLSKNTPRIKKRDKFAENVLKNYAPCTDKVAFHFDTYDDFIHTPVIRSEVRQMEVSNKEHIAVYLPAYADEILLKHFNKIPSVQFEVFSKHTKQAYTKKNVTVKPVLNNDFITSLASSNGLITNGGFESPAEASFLGKKVMCIPMANQYEQLCNAKAFKLLGGTRVKKIEDNFYQRIENWLHFGKPIPVNYKDETAAIIEGIINKYKK, encoded by the coding sequence ATGAAAGTACTTTATGCCATTCAAGGAACCGGAAACGGCCATATAAGCAGGGCTCGCGAAGTAATTCCTATTCTAAAAAACTATTGCGAATTGGATTTACTCATTAGCGGTACACAAGCCGATGTACAATTACCATACGAAGTAAAATATAAGTTACAGGGAGTTGGTTTTGTTTTTGGTAAAGATGGTGGTATAGATATGGGCAAAAGTGTGAAAGACTTACACCCCATTAAGTTTATAAAAGACATTTATAAAATACCTGTTAAAGAATATGATTTGGTGATTAACGATTATGAGCCAGTGAGTGCCTGGGCTTGTAAAATACATCAGTTAGATTGTGTAGCTATTAGTCACCAGGCTTCTTTCCTGAGTAAAAATACGCCACGTATAAAAAAGCGCGATAAGTTTGCAGAAAACGTATTGAAAAATTATGCTCCTTGTACGGATAAAGTAGCCTTTCACTTTGATACCTACGATGACTTTATACATACACCCGTTATCAGGAGTGAGGTAAGGCAAATGGAGGTAAGTAATAAAGAACATATTGCTGTTTATTTGCCGGCTTATGCCGATGAAATATTGCTAAAACATTTCAATAAAATTCCATCAGTTCAGTTTGAAGTGTTTAGTAAACATACCAAACAGGCATATACCAAAAAGAACGTAACCGTAAAACCGGTTTTAAATAACGATTTTATTACAAGCCTTGCCAGTAGCAATGGTTTAATTACCAATGGTGGGTTTGAAAGTCCAGCGGAAGCTAGTTTTTTAGGTAAAAAAGTAATGTGTATTCCTATGGCTAATCAGTATGAGCAACTGTGCAATGCCAAAGCATTTAAATTGCTGGGTGGAACACGCGTAAAAAAAATAGAAGACAATTTTTACCAAAGAATAGAAAACTGGTTACATTTTGGTAAACCTATTCCCGTTAATTATAAAGATGAAACGGCTGCTATTATTGAAGGTATTATCAATAAGTATAAAAAATAA
- the rpsO gene encoding 30S ribosomal protein S15 translates to MHLTSEAKQAIFEKFGTAKSKTDTGSAESQIALFTERINHITEHLKINKKDFSAELSLVKLVGKRRSLLNYLMRKDVFRYRAIIKELEIRK, encoded by the coding sequence ATGCATTTGACAAGCGAGGCTAAACAAGCCATCTTCGAAAAATTCGGTACAGCTAAGTCTAAAACAGACACTGGTTCTGCTGAAAGTCAGATTGCTCTTTTCACTGAGAGGATCAATCACATTACTGAGCATTTAAAAATTAACAAAAAAGATTTCTCTGCAGAGTTAAGTCTTGTAAAGTTAGTTGGAAAAAGACGCTCTTTATTAAATTACTTGATGCGTAAAGACGTTTTCCGCTATAGAGCAATTATCAAAGAACTTGAAATCCGTAAATAA
- a CDS encoding NAD(P)/FAD-dependent oxidoreductase, with translation MRIVVIGGGAAGFFAAINAASANAEAEVIILEKTAKLLQKVKISGGGRCNVTNACTDLKQLSLSYPRGEKHLKSAFSRFTTTDTVKWFESRKVKLKAEPDGRMFPVSDDSQTIIDCLMKEVKKLKIEILTNKEVRRIETRDLSFKVYIADGENIECNKVIVTTGGGPKEEQFNWIKTLGHEIIAPVPSLFTFNLPNNPITELTGVSVNPVKIRIPDLKLENNGPLLITHWGLSGPSVLRLSSFGARLIAEKNYHFEVIISWLNDKKEESCRNELMNIKAANPNRQVNNLFPFKLPGRLLDYLFEKSTINPKLNWAEISKEQVNKLVQALLYDSYQVEGKTGFKEEFVTCGGVNLNEIDFKTMQSRKIKGLYFAGEVLDIDGVTGGFNFQSAWTTGFLAGVGAGS, from the coding sequence GTGAGAATTGTTGTAATTGGAGGTGGGGCTGCAGGTTTTTTTGCAGCAATTAATGCCGCTTCTGCTAACGCAGAAGCCGAGGTAATTATTTTAGAGAAAACAGCTAAATTATTGCAAAAAGTTAAGATAAGTGGCGGTGGCAGATGTAATGTAACCAATGCTTGTACCGACTTGAAACAACTTTCGCTTTCATACCCTAGGGGCGAAAAGCACTTAAAAAGCGCTTTTAGCCGATTTACCACTACTGATACTGTTAAATGGTTTGAATCGAGAAAGGTAAAATTAAAAGCTGAACCCGATGGCCGTATGTTTCCTGTTAGCGATGACAGTCAGACTATTATAGACTGCTTGATGAAGGAAGTAAAAAAACTTAAAATTGAAATTTTAACGAATAAAGAAGTTAGACGAATTGAAACGCGCGATTTGAGTTTCAAAGTTTATATAGCTGACGGTGAAAACATTGAGTGTAACAAAGTAATTGTAACAACCGGTGGTGGTCCCAAAGAAGAACAATTTAACTGGATAAAAACTTTAGGCCATGAAATAATAGCTCCAGTACCTTCTTTATTTACATTTAACTTACCTAATAACCCTATTACCGAACTTACTGGTGTATCTGTTAATCCGGTAAAAATAAGAATTCCTGATTTAAAACTGGAGAATAATGGTCCATTATTAATTACGCATTGGGGTTTAAGTGGACCTTCCGTTTTACGTTTATCAAGTTTTGGAGCCCGTTTAATAGCTGAAAAAAATTACCATTTTGAAGTAATTATAAGCTGGTTAAACGATAAAAAAGAAGAGTCGTGCCGCAATGAATTAATGAATATAAAAGCGGCTAACCCTAACAGACAAGTAAATAATTTATTCCCTTTTAAATTACCGGGTCGTTTATTGGACTACCTTTTTGAAAAAAGCACTATCAACCCAAAATTAAACTGGGCTGAAATAAGCAAAGAACAAGTAAACAAGCTAGTACAAGCTTTACTATATGACAGTTACCAAGTAGAAGGAAAAACAGGCTTTAAAGAAGAGTTTGTTACCTGTGGTGGTGTAAACTTAAACGAGATTGATTTTAAAACAATGCAAAGCCGTAAAATAAAAGGTTTATACTTTGCCGGAGAAGTGTTGGATATTGATGGTGTTACCGGTGGTTTTAATTTCCAATCAGCTTGGACAACCGGCTTTTTAGCAGGTGTAGGAGCAGGTAGCTAA
- a CDS encoding thymidine kinase, whose translation MFIEPRAHTDKKKGWIEVICGSMFSGKTEELIRRLNRAKIANQAVHIFKPTVDTRYDETEVVSHNKNSISSTPVNSSLNILLMAGDASVIGIDEAQFFDSELIFVCEKLAEQGVRVIVAGLDMDYLGKPFGPMPALMAIAEYVTKVHAICMVCGDIATHSFRKINNASLVMLGEQDTYEARCRYCFTEGMKTTA comes from the coding sequence ATGTTTATTGAACCTCGCGCACATACCGATAAAAAGAAAGGCTGGATTGAAGTTATTTGTGGATCTATGTTTTCAGGTAAAACAGAGGAACTAATACGTAGATTAAATAGGGCAAAAATTGCTAATCAGGCGGTGCATATATTTAAGCCAACTGTTGATACCCGTTACGATGAAACAGAAGTTGTATCGCACAATAAAAATTCCATTTCGTCTACACCCGTTAACTCTTCACTTAATATTTTGCTCATGGCAGGCGATGCCAGTGTTATTGGTATAGATGAGGCACAGTTTTTTGACAGCGAATTAATTTTTGTTTGCGAAAAATTGGCAGAACAAGGAGTAAGGGTTATTGTGGCAGGTCTTGATATGGATTATTTAGGCAAACCATTTGGTCCTATGCCTGCTTTAATGGCTATTGCTGAGTATGTAACCAAGGTGCACGCTATATGTATGGTATGTGGCGATATTGCTACCCATTCATTTCGCAAAATTAACAATGCAAGTTTGGTTATGTTAGGCGAGCAAGATACTTACGAAGCCCGCTGCAGGTATTGTTTCACCGAAGGGATGAAAACAACAGCATAA
- a CDS encoding UbiA family prenyltransferase: MPVYFFALACLNNIDLTKAITGFLALHLFIYPASNGYNSYMDKDTESIGGLKNPPMPSKNLFYASFIFDMIGLVLCCVVSLGFAFFIMLYILASRAYSFKGIRLKKFPFASWITVSFFQGSYLFAVLFFCLSSNIKAETFPSFIFFVPSLLIGATYPLSQIYQHKQDKASGDFTLSLLLGYKGTFIFSAMLFIIGTLLFFIQTVFITPQFLHFYWFQGFLAPVVIYFLWWAYQVFNDYSKADFKNTMQMNMLSSVSLSAYFILEIVVKQLH, encoded by the coding sequence ATGCCGGTATATTTCTTTGCTTTGGCTTGCTTAAACAATATTGACTTAACCAAAGCCATTACCGGCTTTTTAGCTTTGCACTTATTTATTTACCCTGCAAGCAATGGTTACAACAGTTATATGGATAAAGACACAGAAAGCATTGGCGGTTTAAAAAATCCACCCATGCCAAGTAAAAACTTATTCTATGCAAGTTTCATTTTTGATATGATTGGTTTGGTATTGTGCTGTGTAGTTAGCCTTGGCTTTGCTTTTTTTATTATGTTATATATATTGGCTTCACGTGCTTATAGCTTTAAAGGCATTCGCTTAAAAAAGTTCCCTTTTGCCAGTTGGATAACAGTTAGCTTTTTTCAAGGAAGTTATTTATTTGCTGTTTTGTTCTTTTGTTTAAGCAGTAATATTAAAGCAGAAACATTCCCATCGTTTATATTTTTTGTCCCCTCCTTGCTTATTGGCGCCACCTATCCGTTATCGCAAATATACCAGCACAAGCAAGATAAAGCTTCGGGCGATTTTACACTGAGCTTGTTATTGGGCTATAAAGGTACTTTTATATTTTCCGCCATGCTCTTTATTATCGGAACACTTTTATTTTTTATACAAACTGTATTTATTACACCTCAATTCTTGCATTTTTATTGGTTCCAGGGCTTTTTAGCACCGGTGGTTATTTATTTTTTGTGGTGGGCTTACCAAGTATTCAACGATTATTCAAAGGCAGATTTTAAAAACACTATGCAAATGAATATGTTATCGTCAGTAAGCCTGAGTGCTTATTTTATTTTAGAAATAGTAGTTAAACAATTACACTGA